Genomic window (Musa acuminata AAA Group cultivar baxijiao chromosome BXJ1-9, Cavendish_Baxijiao_AAA, whole genome shotgun sequence):
GGAGGAAACTGATGTTTTCCTGAGCAAATAAAACCAATCGCAATATTATGCTGCATCAGCACTTTGAAATCACATGTAAAATAGTATATAAACTTTAAAAACGGAAGTAAAAAAGATTACCTGGACACTGAGGTTGAAGAGATGTGGTTAACCTGCTCGATTAATCAAAAGTCACAACACACATCTTGAAAAAAGAAGATTAGCAAGATTAAAGAATAGCAGAAGCTGCTTACCTAGTGACAATAGACCCATTTACAAAGCCACCATAATTACAAGAAGTGACACTACAACCAGCACTAGTTTGTTGGGAAGTGAAATTTCCAAGCATAAGATTGCTGTTACTACACTGCATGCTCGAACATGATACTGCTAGGGAGGCTGGTGTGCAGTACAAACTGCAACAATTTACAGTTAGCTGGAAATGAATCAAAATTAAGAAACATAAAGTGCATTAATGGGTAACAAAGCGAGTTAATGATTACTTGAGATTTCCTGGCCCACAACTGCATTGGACACAGTGACTAGCAGTAATGGCATAAGTCCCATTAGCCACAATCATACCATAATCCGAGGCGCTATTGGGAAACATTGAAGCACATGCTATACAAAGGGGAAAACAAGTCACAAGCTTTAGCACACTAAAAAGAGTAATAAAAACATCTTCTGAAAATGTTTGATGTAAGGGCAACCACATTGAGTATAAATTTACAATTGGGAACTTGTAAAATTTCTTGGAGATCTTTGATTAGTAAAATCAAATATCACTGGGTTGTCAGACAGATATGACATGTTTGATTTTTCTAATTTGGAATTGTTAAAAAAATAGACCACAATCATAGGTTATACTACCAATAAAAACATTTTAAATAACCAAAGATACATAATATTTGTGTTATGTATGATGCGAATTATCACATGTAACATGTCATCTAGCATGCCGAAATCTAGGTCTGTGTTAACTTTGGTTAACAAAGTTGTATCATATTGTTTATACCCTTGCTTGTTAAATTGGACCTACtaagtttttatatttttgtgAAATCCTGTTTTTACAACTTTTTTTCTGCATAACAATGTATTATGGAACTCACATTACACAATGTCAATGTTGTCAAAAACACTAGGCACTAAAAGGCGTCGAGGTCTCAAATCACCTGAGGTGCCACGCACTCGCCCAAGCAAAGCAAGGCTTTTACTTTTTATCCATTTATTGACCAAAACTTTTGGATTATAATTCTTACACAGGTGTGTCCTTTGATGGTGCCCTTTTCCTTCTTGCACAACAATAAATAAGAGCAagattaatatcttaaatatcattcCTAGCAAGCAAATAGGTATTTTACTACAATATGACCATTATTGATAATCTTGTTAAAATCATAAAATACTTCTGATGATGTCTAGTTGTGATAAGTCTACATTAGGAGGTTTTCCTTGACAACTATAACAGTACCAAAGCTGTGGCAGTCACCATTCCAAGTAATTCCAAGTACTTGCGGAAACACATAGAGATAAGTTGCCTACAGTGAATATTGAAAAATGAACACCAACAGGCAATAGATTATCCCATGAGAACTAGGTTTGATCATATTAATACTGCCCATAAACCAATTACATTTGGACCAACTTTCATGAACAGAAAAAACTCGATAGAGAAGACTGCTTTACCATCAACATTAATTGAGAAGCATAAACCAGTAGAGTCATTTTTCAAGATTCTGGATACATGTGGCAGGCATTTAATATCTACTTCATTAGCAACTTCAACAATTCCACCgggaaattatgtttattaattAACCAATCATATAGCATTCAAGAGTCGTCACCTAGAAGGTGGCGATCATCAACACAGCCCCACTGGATCAACTCTAACGAGGTATATAGATGGGTACTCGTAGTAGTTCATTTAACTTTCCACCAATATCCTGTTTTTACTCACATTTATTCTAAGTCTTAATAGGACTCTAAGCATTGGACGATCTGGTTAGACACATTGCATGCTTCTCCTGTTTCTTTGGAGGTCAGGGCTCCGTGCTTCAAGTTGGCCTACGGTGTAGTCCTTATTGCAACATGGTGCTTGCTTGATCTAAGGACAAAGGGTCAGGTTGAATCTAGCAGCTCATATCAGCCCGATGACCAGAACGAGCATCATCATCAAGATACTAGAATGATCAACCAAGCAACCAACTTGAAAGCAACTCAATTGAAACTCAACTTAATCACACGCAGCAGATGATCCATAGAGGCACAAACAACAAAAATTAATAGGCTGGTTATAGCAACGATCTGCATCCCCCactataacaacaacaacaacaacaaaacagaATTAGTACCTGGCAGCGGTACGGCGAGTATGTCCCCTGGCCGGATCGAAGGGCTCGCCATGGCGTTCACGGTCATAATGTCTGTCACAGTGGTGGCGTAGCGGGCGGCGATGGCCGGCACAGAGTCGCCCTGTTGGACGACGTAGGAGAGGTAAATGGCAGGGAGGAAGTTGTCGGTGGAGTTGAAACAGGTACAGGGGAGGGGGATGACGAGGGTGCTGCCGGCGTCGAGGTCGGCAGGGTCGGGGATGTCGTTGGCCTCCCGGATCTGGTCGGGGGACGTGAGGCCAGCGTAGACGGAGCCGGCGATCGATCCGAGAGTGTCGGCGGGGCGGACCGTGTAGCTGGTGGAGATGGAGCGGCGGATGCCGCCAGAGCAGGAGCAGGAGGCGGGGACGCGGAGGAAGAGGCCGGCGGGGAGGATGTGGTTCTCGGCGTCGGGGACGGCGATGTCGATGGCGTTGGCGGCGAGGAGGGCGACGGGGTCTGTCTGGAAGAGGGCGGCCACCTCGGCGACCTTGAGGTCGGCGTAGAGGGTGTAGCCCAGCAGCGCGGGGCAGGCATCCGTCCCCGTGCACGGCTCGATGGTAGACTTCGCCATGGCGGCACCCGCCAGCAGCGAGACCGAGATGAAGAGGAGCAATAGATGCTTCTCctccatctcttcttcttcttcaccttcTTACCTGTGGCGCTATAGGTTTCCCTGCTCCTTCTGGGAAGCCAGACCGTGGAAGCACAGTTTCTCTTCAGCAGCAGCGacggatagagagagagagagagagatggccggAATGAGAGCGACGAAATGTGGGCTTAGCGGGGAGTGGAAGAGAGGCAGAGAGGAAGAGGGACACAGCTACAGAGTTGAGGGCTTTTCTGGGTGCAGCGCCAGATCCCTTTTTCCACTGAAAATAAAAACGAAAACTACTTTTGGCGCTGTTTCTCCGGTGGTTTTTCTGCATAGTTTTgaatcataatatgacatatatgtCCCCCTAAATTGCAAGATCCAAATTAGACACGATCAATATGAATATATTAAATTGAGTAAAcaacataatataataataacattTAAGAtactatgaatatatatatatatacataggagTGATATGTTACTTTTATAACTTTAGAGGGATGGATATGTAAAATTACTCATTATTTTTTAAGGATAATTCATGACAAAAGTAGGAGTGATGGAAAGGGGAAGAGGAGTCGACAAAGCCGAGTGCAGGGATTTGGAGTTTTGTGAGACAGGTGGGGACGGGTTTGGCATCTCGGAGTTGTTCTCGTGATGCCTCCGATCCGCGGATCAACACCCGTTATTTGGATCCTAGACGGATCCGATCGAAATCCGACCCAATAGCATCTTCATGTATGCTATGGTAATTAGAGAGGATCTCGGTCCTACGTGGACACACCAGTATAACTACACTAAGTGAAGGTGGATTGGTTGATGAGATAATTAATTCACTAATTCTATTGAGATGCTTTGATATCATAATGTGGATTCATAGTACTTACACTAAGTGAAGGTGGAATCATAGTAATCACTCATTCCCTAATAATTACTGTATAACTACATTGAATCATTTTCTAAAACAAATATATTACTAAAAACAAAGGGGACCTTTTTGCACTGAACTTTAAGAAGCTATTTGTATAGAATaaaaattgcaaaaaaaaaaaaaggaaaattgggCAAAACCAATTGTTTCATGCATATTTACTAATATCAACTCAGTAATTGTTAGATTTAAATGGTTCCATTGTTATCTTGATTCCAATCCAAGGACTTAATAGATCATACTAATTTAGATCtaagcttttatttttttatttttttattataatatcttaattagtctcaaataaaaaataaataagattcgACTTATAAAAATTTGATGGGTATATTACTATTAACTTAAATCTAAGTTATTTTGATTAGTAGTTTAAGTCAAATAAATTAATGGGTCTATTAACCCATTAGATTCGACATTTGATACCAAAATTGATCTAATGTTTAAGCATAATAAGAGAGTTCGAGTAGAAAAAGATTATTCGTAAATAAAGTCAACTCATTACAATTGTAAAACTATCGTTATGATTTGATTTGGACTATGTTGGATTTTAATAAGAATATttctgaaaaaaatatatatatttatatatatataattttgattagtcaaaaataaataaaattaagattaatttataagaatattaaatCAATTTAGGTTAAATAAAATTGATAGGTCAATCAATCCATTAGGCCCTTAGGCCCGGATAGTGAcatgtataataaaaaaaaattcgtaCTTTTAAGATATTTAAAGCTCAATTTATAGATCTTCCCATttgataaatatgatcattgAAAATGTTTCTAAAAACAAAAACAAGTTGTTTGTTAGTGTTTATAAACATTAAAAGAACAGATCCTTAGTTCTTTAGTACTTACTATTCACACTGCTTGCAGCCGATAAGACTGCAACAAAAGAGCACAATAAATGTCATCGTACAAGCTCGCATGACGGGCGAGGGTCGCCCTTCTCGAAGCCGCAGTTGTCCGAGCGCTGCCCGACGCCTGACTTAGTTCAACTCCCCATAAGCCTCCTATCACCATTAATGCCGCCTCAACCCTCTCTCGCTCTCGCACAGAAACAATTAGCATAGCAAGTAAAGCTCTGAGAACAGTTGTAGAAGGTCAAGGAGCAGTGACTTGTTTATTTGACGGCCTTGGCTTCTGTTGTTGGAGTTGTGTGTTTGATGATATCAACTCCCATAAAGTCATAGGCCAACCATGATGTGCTACATCATGAAAGTGGGGCTAAATCTGTGCCACGGCCAGCTGCCATGGCTTTCCAGAGCTATTTCTGCTATTGCCATGGAAACATGTTCATGGTTCTTTATAGCTCTAGTAAATGCATGCACCGTtccatctctctctatctctctctctctctctctctggagtaGTAATCTCAGAAGCAATTTTGAATGCAtgttattgattttgatgtttcTTGTGGGACTCTGTGGTGCAGCTATCACAGtgactaaaaggactcggaagagAGAAAGCAGCTTCCTTATCGTGAAAAATCTATCTATGGCATCTCCATTCACTCTGCCCACATGAACACTGCGTCAGAAGAGCATTTATGAGAGCCCATATAAAATCCAAAGCTCATTAATTTACGTCAGTTACGAATAAGAGCTTGAGAAATATGAATCACgtgagaaagagaagaaaacaaaatgatCGCGTAGTTAGTGCTAATGAAAGCAAATGTTAGGAGAGAGTCGAGTTGACAGTGGAAGAAAATGGCAAAGCTGTTCTGAGATAAAAGAGGCTCCGACATGGATTTGCCGGGATCTAAAGTCTATGTTGGGGGTGGAAGAGATAAACCTATACTAAGTAGAAAAAGAAATCAGGCAGCTTACATTTGAACAAACAAGAAACCCAACATGGAGAAAGAAAAGCTTCGTCGACACATGTTTAGCAGCACCCCATCGATGATTTTTGTAGGTTTCGATGACTTCTACCCCTTGAGCAGAAGAAAAGTAAACAGGTGGTGGAAATGCTTACCATCAGGCTGTCAAGCTTCAATGCAGGGCAAATGTTGGCTGAGAGGAATGAAGCCTGGTCCGAGTTCACTTAGCCTCGGCTAAGAAGGAGGTCTACTGAATCAGGAGACAGCATGTGTGCCTAAGTGACCTCGAGCCGGGCAACATTCCCCTTAACCTAACCTCGCCAAAGTGCTAATTCCTACGAACACATCAACATCGAGAAGTTCCACAGGAACGAAGCGCAGTCCTATGTCTTCACACCTTCGGTAGAAAAGATAagaggcagaagaagaagaagatatagagGAAAAAGAGAGAGACAGAAGGGGGATGAGGTGATGGGGAGAGTGAGAAGTGGTTGCTAGTGCTTGAAGAGACGCAAAGGTAACTGCACAATTAAATAAGGTTCCCATTTGGCACGAACTGCCCAACTCACCATTAAATATCATTGCAACtgcttcctctctctttctctgagtGAGATATAAACCAAGCCATTAAACTGTCTTTGTCTCTCTCTAAACCCCAGTTACTGAGACTATCTTTCTTCCATTTCCCAGGAGGATATGGACTCAGTTACTGTTCCCGGTTGGTGTCAACAGGTGATACCTAATATGCACGCTTTTTCCCCATAACCCGACAAGGGACTGTAGCACACATTGTTGCTTCTCAAACTCCGCAAGCCTTTCATCATTGCCTTATTATTTGTTCCTTCAACCATCCCACTCCCCATAAGTACACGTCTTTGACTGTTCCCGCTCTTCTTGGATCTTAGGCCGTGGGTTTGTTGTCTAGGGTTTAGGCTGTGAGTGCTCTTTTTCCGATAAAGAAAGAAGGGTGGGGAGTTCTGTGCTGCTTAACAACCACATCACTCGTATGATGAGACTCATCAGATCGAGTCCTGTGAATGAACCTGTCTCCTGGACTGCAGTTTGGTCAACAGGATCCACTTTCGACTGTGGGTCAAACATATACATCTTGTCTCGTGGATATAGGAGAGCAGCATTCGGCTATAGGTTGTGACACTCTTCCCCAAGCCATCCTTCGAGAATGAATGCATGAGGTCTCATCTTACAGTCTCTGTCAACGAGAAAAAGAAGAATGGGAATTAGTCCGCACAGTTGTTCTTTTTCTAATGAAGAAAAACCCGGAAAAAGTCATTTAATAGACACATAAATGTCTCAGGGCTCAAAAACATATTCACCAATAATTTGTTGACTCCGATGATACAATTTACGCAACATCAAAGAAAATCCCAGAACCACATTAAAAGGACATCCATGTTATATTAAAATGCAAGGACAAATACATTGGTTAGGAACTTTGCAAAGATAGATTCATATTAATCCCTATCTTACCACTAAAATATAAGTAAATGTACTTTGTCTTGACTCATTAGTATTAAAAGTTTCCTATACAACCACAATtcaaattttttttgttatattctCCAATATAAGTGAAAAGACCAGATAATGGCATCTTAGTCAATAGGAAAAACTAAGTCAaagaaaagattcaaaaaaaCCCTAATGAACATTATTCTTGTGGCTCTCGAGCCTGTTGTTTTATAATGCCCCGTTGCATGATTTCATTGTTGTAGCAGAAACACTAGCAAGAGATTTATGATGGCATTTCATTTCTAATACCTGTACAAAGATACAAGGGATATGTTCCAAATTAATTTTCCTAAAAACATGAAACACCAGATGGATGTAGGAAGCAACAATAGCACCTTCTATACAATTCAATGCAATATGCTACAATTATCGTAACATGCTTTAAGTATACAAGGGTATGTAAAATTTGAGTGTGCTAGGGTGCATACGCAGGagtctttttttttgtctcattGCCGAAACCAAGGCGACTGCTTAAGTTGATACGGCGTGAGACATACAATGCAGCATCCAAATGGCTAGGTTTGCCTGGAATATTCCTTCATGTACAAGGGCGATATTGCTCGGAGACCACTTCATGATGGTGATTTCTTCCATATAACTGTTGGTACTCCATAACAAACAGGAGATGCTCCAATCAGCATAGGGAGTTTGCATGAATCTCGTGCTTGGCTCATGAATGACGCAATCCTGTTTCTCCTGCAACCCCGGTTGCTGCCATCAGATAAATTACGCAACTTTCCATCGTACACTTTCCTTCTAGTCTTGACAGAGGTCAAAGCGACATCGTCGTCCATGCTCATGCAACTAAACTGTTGCACTAACTGACCATCCCTAGTGGAATTGCTAAGGGCAACTAATTCTTCGTGCAACCATGACTTAAGCAATGCCTTTCCGAACCGGTCAATATCCTTGTCTGTCACATCCCAGAGGTTCGCAATGACAGAAGGCGAACCAGCAAACAAATAGGAGAGAGGAGCACCTTGAGGAGCATAACACCCTCTATGCAGAAGTGAACCGCTGCTACAACCCATAAGAAGAGTGGCTGCACAATGATGCAATTTCTGAACTTCCTTTTCTGGAATATACTGGGTACCTGCATAAAAGAAGTTTTCAGGAATTAAGTCATTAAAGTAGCCACCCCAAAAAGCTGGGGATCTGAAGGACTGTTATTGTAGTAATAGTAGTCGTTGATGTAGTCTCAAATCAACATACCACTTCCATGACCAAAGTAAAGGAACAGATCATGATTTTGCAAAGCCATAATTAGCTCTTTAGTATCAGGAAGGTTTCCAGCTTTCCCCTGTAGCAAATTTATATGACAAAATTCTTGGATTACCGAACATAAAAAATCATGTAGACAAAGTACAACATGATAAATGATTGATCCAATACATGAGAGACCATAAGAAGTTTAATGACATTTTGGCCTGAACTTTATCTTTGGTCAAAAGAACAAACACAATGCAGCGGAAAAAAGGCTCCAAACCAACAAAACAAATCCATATCTGGAAGAAGTAAATTCTGTTTTACATGTAATCTAAGTTCCACAATCATTCTAGACACAACTTAATTGAGTGCCAATTAAGCAATCCCTATTCATTTTGCTGCATCTACAAGcaattattttatatgaaaaaatCAAAATATCTACATGTTTACTTCCACTCATTAAAAAAAGATGCCAAAAAAATTTAATTCAGCCACATGTATGTCTTTTGCATTCAACATAACCAAATCAAACCATTGTAGTCACTAGAGCATAACACCAATGATATGGACATCGAGGCTATCAACTTCCTTGTGCAGCTCAACTGAGCCTCAAACAGCAAAAAATTGGCTGATTGCACAACATGGGTGAATTTCACTCCATTGCACTAGAACACAGTTTTTGTAATCAGGGTATGAAACATCAATATGACCTAAACATGAAAAACTTGTTTCAATGCCAGTGCATATGGAGTTGTTCTGGCCTCAATTCCAATGTCACAAAGGTCTTATGGATCCTCGAAGGAAAGAGGCTCAATTTTACTGATATTCTTTATTGCATAATTTATTCTAGACTTCATTTGAACAGAAATCCTTTTACAATTAggatttgtattttttttctataaaaagaagGCCAAGCCCAAGTTTTACGattaaattttcatatatatagtaTCATTTTTTTCTCCCTATTCAAGTATTCATGCCTCTTCTCTCCTCTGTTTTTTTATGTGTGGGGACTAGAGCGAAGTCAGTAGGCATCAGAACGAATATTTGAAACTTGTGGAGAGGTTATCTCTACAATATGGGTAGTTGCTAAAGAAGGAACTAGAAACATGTTGATCCTGAAAAATTCCCACAGTGAGCATATTTTACATTGTGGTGAGATCAATGAGTTGACACAGATCAGGAACTTCTGTGAAACTAGCATAGCCATCGCCAAGAAGAGGGTTAGTTACCAACAGTGTGAATTTGATGTTCCAGAAATGATATGCATAACAGTTAATTGTAAGAATGCATAACTATGCCATgtggatttaaaatttgatacaaaTAATGTTTCCCAAAAGAAAAGGACAAAAAACAAATGTTTATGGCTCCCTAGAATATCAAATATAGTGACAAAAATCTGTCAAGATTACTGGAAAATAGAAaatcttttctatttttcttcgCAGTGCAAGGTAGGGCTCAGTAGGCATTAGTTAAATTTCTGAATGAACATGTGAAATCAAAAATAGAATAAGATTTGATCAGATTACCTCCAACTCTTGGTTTCTGAACCATTGCTCAAACTCCAATTGTGTATCATTGAGATCTCCACTAGGGTTTAACAAGTAGTAAGCATTTAAAGGGTCAACAGCAGGAATGATGGTGCCAAATCCGCTGTCTCTTTTGTGATGGGAACAGCTTTTGTCAAGTGTTAAAAAGATACTGCTTACGGATGGCATGCGATAAACTTCCTGACTCCTCAATATTGGTAGGTTTTCCCATGGCAGCATCTGCAATCATTTGTCAAGTGCCATCCAGCTTAAATTATTAAAAACAAAAACTGTCATTGATAAAAGAATAAGTTTATGAAGTCATACAACGAAGTGGAGTCATGTAAAAGTTTGCTGATGGATATTACAAAAGGTGCATCAATTGTGAAACAAATAAAGTTCATGGACACTTTTAATTAGTAAAATGTACAAGTTAAAAACAAGTATAAGAAATGCTGTTATTGCAATATTTGACGATGTTGCACAGGTCTGTATCCAGCTTTTACTGGTTTGATGAACAACCTGTTGCTGAAAGTTCCAAGAGTGCTAAAAAAAGAAGCATTCCTTTTGGACAGTATCACAAACATGTCCTTTGAAGATATAAGAGGTGCTTAATCTGCAGCTCTATTCTGAAGCATTTTAACCAGTAACCAGTATTTTATAGGGATAGGGCTCATGCTCAGGAGACAGCACAGAATTGAGCTTTCAAGATTGAAACTAGACAAGGGTCGATGCAAGAGAACATTAACTCACAAATCTCTTATGTAAGAAACAATTTTTATTTAGATGAGTCACCTGAACATCTGAATCCAGTACTATAATTACTGGCTCTCTTGCAACTTGTTCTGCATATTCAGCTAATGCTTCTTTTATTAAATCATGAATGAACTCAGTTGCAAGTCCTGTCTGTGCAACAGCAGAGAAAGCCCTAAACCTTTCCTCCCCGCAGCATGCACCCCGACCAAAATATCCCTTGTATAAT
Coding sequences:
- the LOC135593151 gene encoding lysM domain-containing GPI-anchored protein LYP6-like isoform X1, producing MEEKHLLLLFISVSLLAGAAMAKSTIEPCTGTDACPALLGYTLYADLKVAEVAALFQTDPVALLAANAIDIAVPDAENHILPAGLFLRVPASCSCSGGIRRSISTSYTVRPADTLGSIAGSVYAGLTSPDQIREANDIPDPADLDAGSTLVIPLPCTCFNSTDNFLPAIYLSYVVQQGDSVPAIAARYATTVTDIMTVNAMASPSIRPGDILAVPLPGKGHHQRTHLCKNYNPKVLVNKWIKSKSLALLGRVRGTSACASMFPNSASDYGMIVANGTYAITASHCVQCSCGPGNLNLYCTPASLAVSCSSMQCSNSNLMLGNFTSQQTSAGCSVTSCNYGGFVNGSIVTRLTTSLQPQCPGKHQFPPVIPPPTTVLHDSFLVPSPSPAQAGGTVTNPRSSVPGTFGLSGIAPASGPAGSTSEASIVSPFCCILCLFAFSLVHFNFLY
- the LOC135593151 gene encoding lysM domain-containing GPI-anchored protein LYP6-like isoform X2; translated protein: MEEKHLLLLFISVSLLAGAAMAKSTIEPCTGTDACPALLGYTLYADLKVAEVAALFQTDPVALLAANAIDIAVPDAENHILPAGLFLRVPASCSCSGGIRRSISTSYTVRPADTLGSIAGSVYAGLTSPDQIREANDIPDPADLDAGSTLVIPLPCTCFNSTDNFLPAIYLSYVVQQGDSVPAIAARYATTVTDIMTVNAMASPSIRPGDILAVPLPACASMFPNSASDYGMIVANGTYAITASHCVQCSCGPGNLNLYCTPASLAVSCSSMQCSNSNLMLGNFTSQQTSAGCSVTSCNYGGFVNGSIVTRLTTSLQPQCPGKHQFPPVIPPPTTVLHDSFLVPSPSPAQAGGTVTNPRSSVPGTFGLSGIAPASGPAGSTSEASIVSPFCCILCLFAFSLVHFNFLY